Proteins from one Salinispora arenicola genomic window:
- a CDS encoding long-chain-fatty-acid--CoA ligase: MISYQHTIAARIAEHARRRPDVDAILFEDVRVSYAKLHAESNRVGHALLRAGLDRGSRVAYLGRESHHFYTIAIACAKIGAVLVPVNPRLTTAEINHVLRDSTAEILFVEHEFASLIEPLRADLAALRHMVDMDAPGDRYGRFLRWFADCPPHDLEIQVDTDDPVAQMYTSGTTGLPKGVILAHRTFFTFIDNMQRAGVDWIDWRPEDRSLSAFPGLHAGGYAWFMHSLNVGATSIVMQSFVAGEASALIERHAVTALWAAPAMLQIMLSEPDAEPHRFRSLRKIVYGGSPISPELQERCMREFDCDLVQAYAAAETGSFITCLRADEHTPGHPKLGSAGRICPGNDLRIVDEAGVELPPGQPGRICVRTPAEFIEYANRPDETAAMKVDGWLRMGDSGYLDDDGYLYLRDRINDTIVVAGQNIYPVEVENVIRTHPDVADVAVYGVPHPRWGEVVHAAVVLAPGAQVSPRQLMLFLRGRIADYKVPVGYRFVDSLPRNPTGKVLRRVLRAEDRGAHAPTTGAPRTAGVVS; the protein is encoded by the coding sequence ATGATCTCCTACCAGCACACCATCGCCGCGCGCATCGCGGAGCACGCCCGACGTCGGCCAGACGTAGACGCGATCCTCTTCGAGGACGTACGGGTCAGCTACGCGAAGCTGCACGCTGAGAGCAACCGTGTCGGGCACGCTCTGCTGCGTGCCGGCCTCGACCGCGGCTCCCGCGTCGCCTATCTCGGCCGCGAGTCGCACCACTTCTACACGATTGCCATCGCATGCGCGAAGATCGGCGCGGTGCTGGTGCCGGTCAACCCGCGACTGACCACGGCGGAAATCAACCATGTGCTGCGCGACTCCACGGCGGAGATCCTCTTCGTCGAGCACGAATTCGCGTCGCTGATCGAGCCGCTGCGGGCGGACCTGGCCGCGCTGCGACACATGGTCGACATGGATGCGCCGGGAGACCGCTACGGCAGATTTCTGCGGTGGTTCGCTGACTGCCCGCCGCACGACCTGGAAATACAAGTGGACACCGACGACCCCGTGGCGCAGATGTACACCAGCGGCACCACCGGACTACCCAAGGGCGTCATACTGGCTCACCGTACGTTCTTCACGTTCATCGACAACATGCAGCGGGCCGGCGTGGACTGGATCGACTGGCGGCCGGAGGACCGCAGTCTCAGCGCCTTTCCTGGCCTGCACGCCGGCGGCTACGCGTGGTTCATGCACAGCCTGAACGTCGGCGCGACCAGCATCGTGATGCAGTCGTTCGTGGCCGGCGAGGCGAGCGCGTTGATCGAACGCCATGCCGTCACCGCCCTGTGGGCCGCGCCAGCCATGCTGCAGATAATGCTGTCGGAGCCGGACGCCGAACCGCATCGGTTCCGGTCCCTGCGCAAGATCGTCTACGGTGGTTCGCCGATCTCCCCGGAACTGCAGGAACGCTGCATGCGCGAGTTCGACTGCGACCTGGTGCAGGCGTACGCGGCCGCCGAAACGGGCAGCTTCATCACCTGCCTCCGCGCCGACGAACACACCCCCGGTCATCCCAAGCTCGGCTCGGCGGGGCGGATCTGTCCCGGCAATGATCTGCGTATCGTCGACGAGGCCGGCGTCGAGCTGCCGCCTGGGCAGCCAGGCCGGATCTGCGTACGCACCCCGGCCGAGTTCATCGAGTACGCCAACCGGCCGGACGAGACCGCCGCGATGAAGGTGGACGGCTGGCTGCGTATGGGCGACAGTGGCTACCTCGACGACGACGGCTACCTGTACCTGCGGGACCGGATCAACGACACGATCGTCGTGGCCGGGCAGAACATCTACCCGGTCGAGGTGGAGAACGTGATCCGTACCCACCCCGACGTCGCCGACGTGGCCGTCTACGGCGTACCGCACCCGCGCTGGGGCGAAGTGGTTCACGCGGCCGTCGTGCTGGCCCCCGGCGCGCAGGTGTCGCCCCGCCAGTTGATGCTGTTCCTCCGCGGCCGGATCGCGGACTACAAGGTGCCCGTGGGATACCGATTCGTCGATAGCCTCCCGCGCAATCCCACCGGCAAGGTGCTGCGCCGGGTACTGCGCGCCGAGGACCGTGGCGCGCACGCGCCTACCACCGGCGCCCCGCGCACCGCCGGCGTCGTCTCCTGA